The nucleotide window GACTTGGCACGGAACACCACTGAAGCATCTCGTCTTCGACATGGACAACGTGGCCAGTGCTAATCCACTGTACAAGGCCATTTTCTACCAACAATCCCGTCAGTGGGACTACCTAGTCACGGCTAACCAATTCTCCGTGGACGTCTTTGAGCACGCCTTCATGTACCCCACCCAGCAGATGTTGCCGTCGGGTTACCCCCGCAACGACATCCTCAGTGCTCCGGACAAGGATGACCGTGCGCACCAAATTAAGGTCAAACTGGGAATTCCTTTAGACAAAAAAATCATCCTCTACGCCCCAACCTGGCGTGACGATGATTACTATGGTGTCGGTGACTACAAGTTTACGCTGAAGCTCGACGTAGCTCGGCTCAAACGTGAGCTTGGCGACGACTACGTGTTGGTCTTACGGACCCACTACTTCATCACGGAACACTTAGACACAACTGGTTTCGGTGACTTCGTTTACAACGAATCTAGCTATGACGACATCAGTGAGTTATACCTAATTGCAGACGTGCTGATTACCGACTACTCCAGCGTGTTCTTCGACTACGCTATTTTGAAACGGCCGATTCTCTACTTCGTTTACGACTTTGAGAAATACGGTAGCGTGCTGCGTGGCTTCTACCTGGACATGGCCACTGACCTCCCAGGCCCGCTGCTGAAAACGAACGATGACGTACTGGCAGCCTTGCACAACTTGCCAGCCGTTAAACAGGATTACGCAGCCGCTTACCAGCAGTTTAGTGAGCGGTTCAATGCCTGGGAGGACGGCCACGCATCTGAACGCGTCGTGAACGCCTTCTTCGCTGATGATTTGAAAGATTAACCCCTGATTGCCGCCTCCGGTCGTTAGGGGTGGCGCCTACTGTGGGGACCGGAACAAGCCTGTAAAGCGGTCTTGCTCCTCGACTTGAAGCCCCGCGAAGGTCACGCGGTGCTCCAAGCTCGTCCCACGGTCTAGGCTAGCTAAAAACGCTAGCCAACACCGTCGACACAGCCAACACCGCCCCTAACAACCTCCAGCTACACTGGGTTGAATCTTTTTACACCTAACAGTTTGTTTCTACCATAACGTATACAAAAAGGGTGAGATTGGAAATTACTTCCAGTCTCACCCTTTTTGCGTAGTATGAATTTGACAATTCAGGTTCAGACAGTCGCTTAATATATAAGACAATTCACTTAATATATAAGCCAACATAGATAAATATTTTAGATTTCATTTGACTGTAACGTTGGGGGACAGTTTATAATAAAAAAACGTTGACCGACGGCAATCCGAAATCACGGAAGAAGGAATTTGAATGTCACATCCTAATAAAGAATTTAGCAACGTGCAAGAATGGCTCGGCGTGCCTTATGGTACTGCTGACCGATTTCAAAAAGCTCAAATTGTCCCTTTTGAATCCAACCAAGAATACACTCAAAGTGGCCCCGCATCCGTTCAATTAACGGATCCTGCTTTTTTAAATTCCGACAAAGGTGAAAGTGAAGATTGCTTGAATCTTAATATCTGGGCACCAGATAATATCCAAGAAAAACTACCAGTAGTGGTCTATATCCATGGTGGTGGTTGGACTTACGGCGCTAATTCTCAAGATACATCAGATTTATCTGGCTTAGTCGCTAGTGGAAAAGTGATTGGTGTTTCCATTAACTACCGCCTAGGACCACTGGGTTGGCTTGAATTATCCCAATATGGTGGGAAATTTAAAAATGCCAGTAATTTAGGCCTGCAAGACATCGTCCTGGCTTTAAAATGGATTCACCAATACATCAGCCTATTTGGTGGTGATGCCAATCAAGTGACGCTTACGGGTCATAGTGCCGGTTCATTCTCACTACTAACGCTCTTAGCCGTACCCGAAGCCGACGGACTATACAACAAATTAGCCGCATTTTCAGGATATGCCGCCCGTTATATCCCCGCTTGGTGGGCGGAAGAATTAGCCGCTAAAGTTTTAAAAACATTGGAACTAACATCACCAGAACAGTTATTAACGGTTGATACCAAATCACTAATGAATGCCGTTAATCAAGTTTTACCAACTGACGTTTTGAAACGTGGTAATTTAAATACACTTTCAATTGGCATTGTCGACGATGAATTTTTGCCAAATGGTATCTTAAAAACGCACCCTGCTGATATTATCAAAAGTGGAAAACACAAAGATGTTGACTTAATCATCACTTCAACCACTGCCGAAGCCAGCTGGTATGCGGCCAACCTGCCAGACAACGTTGATCCAAAAACAATTGAAAATGTCATTAATGAAATGGTTTACGATTGCCATATACCACGCAAACAAGCTGAAGCTATTGCTTTACATTGTGGCGCCGGCAAAGATTCACCACTCAATGTTAGAACCCGCTTCTTTACAGATTACAATTTCACCTTACCAGCTATCCGAGAAGCCCACGATCATGCCCAAGCTGGTGGACGCGTCTATCAGCTGAGTGTTGGTCCAGTCGAAGGCTCTCCCGCCTATCATGGCACTGATATGTACGGTATTGTCGGTCAAGTTGCCCCTCATGCCAGTCAAGAGCAACTCGTTCGTGATAACTTCATTAGTCAGGCATTGCTGAACTTTGCGACAAATCAACTTGAGAAGTTATGGTCACCAGTGACGGCCGACCAATTCAACATTAAAGATATTGGTCAGCGACCTTATGAAGGAAATGCACACGCCCAAACCGTCTTGGAGCTGTTTAAAGGCATTCCACGTCCATAATTAATATTTACAAAAAGGTGGTTATAAACCCCCTTTTTTATTTGGTCAAATTAGACTTCAAGGGAGCAAAATAAGCTTTGACAAAGAAATTTTCGTTTTTTTCAAAAGATATTGTTTGCGTCATGTTAGCAACCTTTTTTTACCAATTTAGTATTCAGGCAGTTAACCCACTAATGAATGGGTATGCCCGCAATTTAGGAATCAATAGTTCATTTGCCGGGATCATTGTCGGGATCATGAGTATTACCTCGATGATACTGAGACCCTTCGCTGGAAATTTAACCGATCGAATTTCTAAATATCACTTGGCCTTAATCGGTGGTAGTTTGTGTGCGATGAGTGATTTTGGCTACCTGTTTGCTGTCAATGTGCCCTGGCTATTAATCTTTAGAATCGTTAATGGGCTAGGATTCGTCCTATGTACCATTTGTCTAGCTACTTGGATGGCCTTTTTAGTGCCACGACAACATCTGGGCGCAGCAATGGGATACTACGGTTTACTAAACGCTCTCGCAATGGCGATTGCTCCCGCCCTAGCAATCAGCGTCTATCAACTTCTAGGTTATAAATTTATTATCATATTGGCAGGTTTGAGCGCTGCGGCGATGGTGGGCGTCATCCAATTAATCCATGATCGAGCCCAACCCTCAGTTGAATTACGGGACCAGCACTTTAAAATCATCCAACGCGATGCCTTACCCGTAGCCATGATTTTTTCACTATTGTCTATTCCCTACTTCGTTACCCAAGCTGATATCGTCATGTACGTTCAAGAACGTCATTTAAACATTACCGTCAGTCTCTTCTTTTTATGTTACTCACTTGCTTTGATTGTGCTTCGAATTCTATTAAAAAATTATTTTGATACTATTCCATTTGGCATTTGGTTTTCCATCTGCATATTGGCAACCATTGGCTATATCATCCTGTTAACAATCATGCGGAACAACTTTGAAATAATTTTGGCTGCCGGCTTAATGGCTATCGGCTTTGGCGTCATGGTTTCCGTGTCACAATCGACGGCCCTCTTATTAGCCCCAATGGAAGAGCAGGGCCTGGCTAACGCGACTTATTACTTGGGAAGCGATATTGGCATGTCGTTTGGCCCCATCATTGGCGGGATCCTACCAACTATTTTCCCACTCGAGTTCTTCTATCCCGTGATGTTGCTGATTATTCCTTTAACAGCAATTCTTTACTTAAGCAATCGTCGTAAGCTCAATGCTGCAGTTCAATTAAGCTAACGTGTGATACTAACCTGTTGTAATTGAAGGTAGAGAGTTCGAAAACCGTTGTCAAATATAGACTTAAGACTAGTCCCACGCAGCCATCTGCGGCTGTCAGAGCTTCCGGTCAAACGGGTTCTTGGAACTAAGCTAGTTTAAATGTCAGAATGACAGCACTTAATCAATATTATTGGTGTTCCCCTAGGTAGCCGTGAAATCTTCAAGTGATTTTCTTGAAAATGGCGACTTGAAGATGTGCTTTGTGGCTTCAAGCGCGGGGCAAGACCGCCCTTTGGCTTGTCCCGTCCTTCCCACCGCGTTCCAATCCAAATTTGGCGAACGGTAAGTCTGCAATTTCCCACTATGTCTGGCTAAATCCAAATACCCAATCCTTGCTGTATCAGGCATAGTGAGTGTCTCAATGCTTTCAACCTTTAGTTGATAATTAACTAAAATAGCTGATCAACGAAACCAAGTTTTGTACTAGTCCCTGTCAAGTTGTCATATGAAATAATATAATTTTATGTTGTCTCTAAGCGGCCTCACTCCGGTATTCTACCGGGGTGAGGTCGTTTCTTGCTGGTGAGCGATCTAGGTGATTGAAGTAGTGGATTCCTTCCTTTACCAGCGCTTCAAATTCTTCGTAGGTTTTGGGCATTGGATGACGATCCATCCAATGCGTCTTGAACTCATTCCACCAACGTTCCATTGGCGCGTTATCGCAAGGCGTACCCGGTCGTGACATACTGCGTGTGACTTCGTAGGGGACCAGAAAGTTATTGAATTGTTTGGACGTATAAGCCGATCCGCGGTCAGTATGAACTACCGGATTGACGTCACCAGCGTACTCAAAAGCCCGCCGAAATACTTCGATTTCGGCATCTGCTGTTTCTGTTTTACTTAAGTTAGAGGCAATCAAGACCCGTCCGTAAAGGTCCAAAACGCCGCTCAACCGCATTTTGAACTGCCCATTAACGCCGTAAGATAATTCAGTTGAATCGGACAGCCAAACCTGATTAGGGGCGGTGGCCGTAAAATTTTGGTTCAAAAGATTATCTTGCATGTACTGTTCTTGTTCCTTGATTCTATGATGCTTCTTGACCCGAATCTGGCATCGAATCCCTAGGTTACCCATAATGCGTTTGACTCGCTTAATGGTAACGTCAAAGGTGATCTGCTCGTCTCGGTTCAGGTTTGATAAAATCTTACCAGCACCGATTGCTTGATGATGTTGTTTAAACCAATATGTGATGCGTTCTTCTAGTAGCTTTTCTTGAGCGCCCCAGACCGTTTCTTGACGGTGGAGGAACTTATTGTAGGCTTGCCGGCTCACGCCGACGTATGACAATAATTTTGTGATGGCACCGTGTTTCCCTTGACTGACCTCGCTGATTGCCCGATATGCCAGTCGATGTTGTTGTTTCACCCCTTGCGCTGAAGTTCCTGATATTTTTTTACAAATTCTTCCAGTAGTTTCATGTCGGCGACCTGACCTTCCAATTGTCGAATCCGTAGATTCGCTTTGTCTAGGTCGGTCACTTCTTTTTGTGCCTTACGGCGCCCACGGTTGTCTCTTAGAACCTCATATCCGCCATCTTTAGCCTTCATAACCCATGAACGAGCCTGCTGATAGGAGACTTGATAATGTTCGGCCGCTTCGCTATATGAGTGCTTGTGTTTGGTAATGAATTCAACGACTTCAATACGCTCTTCCCACGTGGTTTTTCGACTCATTTTCGGGACCTGCTTTCTTGACGGCGACGCCGTCACAGTTTTGTCCCTATTATACTTGGAAACCCAAGTCATTACTTGGGAAAATGAACGTAAACCATACTTCATAGCTAGTTCCTGTGCGGAACCTTCACCGTTCAAAAAGGCATAGATAACCTGTAGTTTGAAGGCACTACTGTAGTGATGATTTTTCTTGGCTTCCCTCAGTCCATCAAGGCCATCACGGTGGTATCGATCTAGCCACTGAGCCACCGTATGCTCACCTAAACCATTTGCTTTTCCAAAGGCTGTACTTGATAGTCCCGAAGCCTCAAATTCGTTAATCAATGCCAGCTTCTCCATGGCACTAAACTTGGCTCTTGGCATACAAAAAATCCCTCCGTCATTGTCAGATGAATTATATTATTTCATCTGACAACCACAGAGGGATCATAACATTTTGATTTCGTTGATCAGCTATTTTTATAACACAACATTTTCAAATTTAACCAAACTATCCCGACAACCATACCAACGACTAGTATCAGTCACTGGTTACTAGGGACAGAACCCTGTTGTGTCGGTCCGCTTAGCCCGGTGGTCCACCGGACTTAGCAGACGGCCGAGCTTGAAGACGCGGTGAACTTATCCGTGGCTTCAAGCAGCCCTGGGAACCGCTTCTCAGGCCCCAGGGCTGCCCTGGCCGTTCCTAGTAGCCAGTGACGCCAGGAACAACTTACTGTGTCTTAGCGTGATGGCGGGTGAGGATGCCGGCAATGATTTGGGCGAGTGTCTGCTGCTTCAATTGAATCTCCGCTGCCCGTTGCACCTCATCGTAGGCCTCCCGCAACGTATCCTGAATATTAGCCCCCACCACACACTTGGGATTGGTCTTATCATCCACGTGCAATAGGTTACCGTTTTCTTCAACGGCCTGGTAAACGTCCAGTAATGTGATTGTTGCCGGATCCCTGGTCAATCTAGGCGTAGCCGAGCCCTGCTGGGTGGTTAACAGACCTGCTCGCCGTAATGCTCCCATCAGCCGCCGCACCAGTGCCGGATTCGATTCCACACTGGCCGCAATGGTTGCACTAGACAAATCATCATTCCGATAGATCGACACGTAAGCTAAAATATGAATCGCATCGCTAAGTTTATGCGAATAGCGCATCCGATCCCTCCTTCACTCTCTTCAGGACACATGATACCAATCTGATACTACTTTGCAAGCTCCTGGGCTAAGAAGTCTGGCAATGTCTGCGCTGGCCGACCCATAATCGTCTTGAAATCATCGGTCACCGTTGCCAGTAGGCCTTGCGCACCACCAGCGTACATCGACGCCAGCATGTGTCCCTCGTTGCCTTGGTTGTACATCTTTTCAAATTCAGATAGCGTGACTGGGGCGTAGCCAATCGGTTGCCCTGAAACTTCCTGTAGGACCTGGGCCAATGCTGGCATGGTGTAGGAGCGTTCTTGGGTCAACGTGTACATTGGTTGCGTCCACAGCTCGGGACGGACAGCCACTTCAGCAAACGCCGCCGCACTCTCCATCAGACTGATAAAGCTCAGTGAGGCGTCCCCCATCGGATAGATCACGTTCTTGCGTTCAATCAATTCTGGCAGATAAGGTACCAGCGGATCGGCGTACAGGGCGTTGCGCAAAATCGTGTAGCTCAGTCCGGAAGCTGCCAACCGCCGGGGAACGTACCCATAGAAGGCGGACAGATCAAACGGATTCGTGGCCTGATCGGCAATGAAGCCCATGACAATGAGATGCCCCACCTGAGCCTGCTTAGCCGCAGCAATCACGTGTTCAAACTCCGTGACCCGGCTGAAACTATCGTGACTCTTGCTGGGCACGTAAATGGCTACGTCTGCGGCAGCTAAACTGGTAACAATACTCCCCTGATCACCATAGTCTAATGGGAGAATCTTCATCCCCTGGTCAGCAAAGTTCGCGGCCTTCGCTGGCGTGTGGACACCCAGCGTAATGTCAGTAGCCGCAACGCGTCGCGCCAGTTGTTTCACGATTTGTGACCCCAGATGACCCGTGGCGCCAGTAACGACAAATTTCATAGTAAAGACTCCTTATACGTTTTGATGTTACTTTATATGTTACATCAGTTAAGCAAAAAGTCAACGAAAGCGACCCTTCACTGATTAATTCATCCGTTGCGCCCGTTCTCGCTGATATTGAAGCCGAATCTGCTTGGGCAGCGACCCGTACATCTCCTGAAACATCTCCCGCGCGGTCCGGCGGTTAGTCAGGCCGTGCTTGTCCATTAAGACGTCCACCGGTGTATCCGTGTCGATCAGATCCCGATACAGATTATTCAAGCGAATCAGATAGACGTAACGTCCCAACGTAACCCCCGTCTGGGCCTTGAATAGCCGGGATAGGTAGCTGGCATTATATCCAAATTGGTGAGCCACCGCTTTGACGCTTAGCTTTTCGCGGTAGTGCTCGTTGACGTAAATGACGATGGACTTCAGGCTGCTGGAGCTTTCCGTCAGAGGGTCATTTGGATCGGTGAAGTTCAGAATCAACGTCTTTAACATCGTGAGTACCGTGATTCCCGTATCAATGAGGTACCCCCGCTGCCGCTCCCGATTGATTTGGTTCAACCGTTCAAAGGCCGCTATGACCTCCTGGTAAGCTGGCGTAGTCTCCAGCCCCACCGTTGAAAAATTCAGCCGCTCCGGGTGCGCAACGTACCGTTCAATGAAGCGTAACGGAATCTGTAGAACCAGCGAACGGTTCGGTGTGTTGGTCACGTCATGAATGACCCCAGACGACACAATGGAAAATTGGTTGGCTCGAATCACGTGGGCCTGACCGTCGAATTGAAAGGTCAGTTGCCCGGCTAACACACATACCAACTCAATACTACTGTGCCAATGAAACGGGACGTAACCGCTCGTCGCCACGTTGGATTCATAGAACCGAATCCCAATATCCAAATTTGAAACCACGTTCTCATGATGTTGCCGGGTCATCTGACTCATCCTCTCTAAAAAAAGTGACAATTATTACCTACTCGCCGCCAATAATCGACAACATAGTAAAACATCGTTGACTTGTATCCGCTTTCAAAGTATTCTGAGTTCAGCAATTAGTTCTCGAAAACAACTAACTTAAAATTCTGATATGACGGTTTATAAGTAACTTAATTTTAACAAATGGAGCGTGAAAATACTATGTCACGAATTCAAAATCCAATTATTCCCGGAATGGCCCCCGATCCCTCAATCATTCGGGTAGGTGCAGATTATTACATTGCCACCTCAACCTTCCACTGGACCCCCGCTGTTCAACTTTTTCATTCAACCGACCTGGCCAACTGGCAACTCATTGGTTACGCCTTGAATCACGGCGAAGTCGACTTGCGCGGAACTAACACGCCCGCTGGTATCTGGGCCCCCCACTTATCCTACGACTCGCAGACTAAGAAATTCTGGCTAGCCTACTCGCACATGCAAAACATGGCCGGCCGCGAATTCAACTCGGATTCCTTTGCCGTCTCAGCCGATAGCATCACCGGCCCCTGGTCCAAGCCCGTCTACCTGACGTCCATTGGCTTCGACCCAGCTGTCTTCCACGACGATGATGGCAAGCACTACGCCGCCATTCTGGAATGGGAGACCCGGACCGGCTACCAGGCACCCGGCCACATTGTCATCGCGGAGGTCGACCTAGAAAACGGCGGCATCATTGGCGACTGGCACCGCGTTACCACGGGCTTTACCACCCGCGGTTGCGCCGAAGCTCCTCAACTTTACAAACATAACGGGTACTACTACTTGTTGATTGCAGCGGGCGGCACCGGCTACGGTCACGGCGTTGAGATTGGCCGTGCCAAGACAATCTTTGGCCCCTACGAATCCAATCCAACCGGCGAACCCATCATCACCTCATCCCCGCACCACCTATTCTCCTTGGGCGACCCGGATGCTGGGCACTTCGAAATGTTTAACCCGAACTCTCTGATGCAAAAGGCGGGTCACGGCTCCCTCGTCCACACGCAAACGGACGAATGGTACGTCGCCCACCTGATGTCCCGCCCACTTCCTGGTCAGAAAAAGAATCCACTGGGTCGTGAGACTTCCCTGCAAAAGATGGAATGGACCGCTGGCGGCTGGCTAGAAATGGCCGATGGCAGCAACTTAGCTAAGATGTCCTTTGAGGGATTAAAGAATATCCCGACTACTCAGTCGACCACTCAATTTGATATTGACGACGACTTTACTGGGGACACCTACGACGTCCGGTTCATGACGCCGTACAGAACGCAAGCTCCCAGCTGGGTCAATACCACCGAAAATCCTGGTCACCTGCGAATTCACGGTCACAATTCATTCTTCTCACAGGTCAACCCCAGCATCATGGCAACCCGGGCCACCTCACTTGACTATACGGTCCAGACCAAGCTCACCTTCCACCCCGACCACTATTCAGAGACGGCCGGACTGGGACTCTACTATGACTCTAACAACTGGCTGTACGCTCGTCTATGCCAGGATGATACCGAAGACCACACCGTGTTGCGCATCTTACAGGCCAAGTTAGGCGACCGCGTCGATCACCTCTTTGATGAGGTCACGGTACCCGACGATACCGCTGAAATTCGACTGGACTACCACCAAGGGATTGCACAAATTTCCTACCGGCTAACCGCTACCACCGACTGGCAGCCATTAGGCGACAGCTTTGACGTCACCTACCTGTCCGACGAAGGCGTCAACGGGGCACCAGGCGAAATCGGTGGTTTCACGGCCCTGTTCAACTTCATTGGTGCCGTCGATGCCCACCAACTGCAGTCATTTGCTGACTTTGACTACTACACCGTCAAAAACCATTAAGAAAGAGGCATTCAATTATGAATAAAACGACAATCTCTCTCAAACGACTGATTCCGGGGTTAATCATCGGCCCCGCCAGTTGGCTCGGTCCTTACATTGTCATGAACAGTCTGTTCCTACCAGCGTTGATTCAACACTTCAACGCTACCCACAAAGTTGAACTAGTCGCTCTATTCTCAACCTGCGGGATGATTGTGGCAGCACTGTCTAATATGATTGCTGGCGCCCTGTCGGATAAAACGAAATCTCGATTCGGAAAACGAGCCCCTTGGTTACTGGGTGGTGCCTTCGTCTTCATGCTAGCCATGATTGCGGCCTCCTTCTCACCCAACATTCCGGTACTTCTAACAGCCTGGATGATTGGTCAAGCGGCCCTCAACTTCATCGTGGCTCCCATGGTAGCCTGGATTGACTTCGCTCCTAAGGATGGGCGGGGGACGGCTTCCTCCGCTTACGGTGGTTTAGGGATGGCCCTGGGGAACAACGGTTTCAACGTAGTTGGTGCCATGTTTCTCAGCCAGTACCGGCTTGGGTTCATCATTTTTGGGATCATCACCTTTATTGGGGTTGCCATCGCGGCTTTTATCGTCCATGAACCCTCTAACTTAGACGAAAAGCTTGAAGAAAAAGCGCCTAAGCCAAAATTAACGCTAAAGGACGCTGCTTCAATCTTCCCCCGCTGGTCGATTGGCCGGGACTACTACCTGGCCCTAATTGCTAAGCTGTTCCAAGGGGTCGGTAACTTTGCCATCACCGGATACATTCTCTACATCATGACCGACTTTCTTCACCGGGGCAGCCAGACCCAATCCTCCATTCAATTGATCAACTTGATTATGCTAATTTTCGGTGTCTTCATGGGTTTCGTTGCTGGACCCGTTTCCGACAAATTTAAAATCTTAAAACTGCCCGTTGGATTCTCCACGCTATTTCTGGCCCTAGCAGCCCTAATGTTGTTCTTCTTCCGTGACACGTTTGGCATCATCACCTACGCCCTCGCTGCCGGAATTGGAATGGGGATGTGGAATTCCCTGGATAACTTACTGAACTTGGAAGTTATTCCTGATCAAAACCGGGTCGCTTTCTTCCTGGGGGTTTACAACCTTGGGAACACGATTACCCAAGCAATCGCTCCCGTCCTCGCGGCAGCTGTAATCTCCCTCTTCGGGTACTCCGGTATCTTCATCGTTTCCTTCGTCTTCTCCCTGATTGGTGGGATTTTAATCCTAGGCATAAAATCAGTTAAACGGTAAGTAATTAACTTTAAAAAAGAGCATTTATAAGGTCATTCGTTTGGTTAATCTTGCCAAGCGAATGACCTTTCGCCTTACACCGTATTTAGTTGTCTGTTGTTGGCGAATCCATTATAAATAGCCCAACTAAATCCTATCGGCAATAACCATGTTGCATCACAATCAGCAGGCAGAACTTCTGCCCCCTGGCGTGCACTCAGTTTACCTGCACAGTTGTTGGTTACACCTGACTTGTCAACACATTGACGGCTAACCAAGTTATCGTTAAACTTATCTACATGCTAAATTAGGGAGACGAATGCACATATGGAATGGGTTACGTTAGTTGTCATTGGATTTTTAGTCGGATTACTGGTGATTTCTACCGGTGGTGGCGGGGCAGCCATTTACTTGGGAATTCTAACCAGTGTTTTTGGCCTCGCCCCGGCTGTGGCCGCGTCGACCTCACTAGTGACGGCCTTTCCATCCCTGATTGTTGGTGCGTACGGCCACTACCGGACTGGCCAAATTCATTTCAAAGTCGGTAATCAAATGTTAATAACGGCAATTCCCGCTACGGTGGTGGGAGCCTTGATTGCGCCCTACATTCCTAACCGCCCATACACTTGGATCGTGGCAATCATTCTAACCGGACTGGGTGTCCAGATTCTAGTCAAACGGTTTCTCAGTCATAGCGACCGACCCGCTAAACACCAGACCGCGCAAGCCGCCACGTATGGTGTGATTAGCGGTATTTTGGTCGGCGTTGCTGGTTTAAGCGGTGGTGGACCCATTATTGCCGGACTATTGGTCCTGGGCTTAGATATGCTCCCAGCGGCCGCGACGTCGTCCTACGTTTTAGTGGGAACATCCCTGTTTGGCCTAATTTTCCACCTCTCTGCTAACAACATTGACTGGTCGATTGGTCTCAGCCTGATGATTGGTGCGGTAGTCGGGGCATTCTGTGCACCGCGGCTGTTGGCCCACGTCAATCCGACTAAGCTTAACGACTACGCCAAACCGTTCATCGGTGTCATGCTGCTGTTCATGGGCGTGCGGATGGTCTTGCCATTGTTCTGAAATGAATCACTTTACTGGTGAGCGGCTGTGATGGCTACTCACTTTTTTATTGTCATTTTATACCTTTTATATCCCCGTCTAATTGCCGCCTCCGGTCGTCAGGGTGGGGGCCGCCGGTTTCCAGGAGTGGTGCCAGCTGTGTCGATGGTGTTAAGCTGGACGCTTGGACTTTCCCAGTTTTACAGCATGGGGCGAGCCCGGAGACGCGTTGAGTTTCACGTGGCTTCAAGTCGAGGTGGGAGACCGCTCTTTGGCTCACGCCGGCCCCACAGCCGGTACCAATCCTGGAAACTGGAGGCAGACAACGCAACAAAAAACGTGAACACTCAGAAAAGTGTTCACGTCTTTTAGATCAATTTAAATTGTCGAAACGTGCGCCAGTAGGCAGCTAGCTAACCGCCTTCTGACTTACTCTTTAGTTGCGACGTTTGCGCCGAACAACCGCGGTTCCCAGCAAACTTGTTGCCAGTGCCAATCCTAAGACTTGGGCCCAGTTACCCTTAGCTTCACCAGTTTGTGGTAAGCCATCGGCCAAGCCTAATGCTGCCAAAATCTGTTGCCGAACGGATTCCAGTTGTGCGACC belongs to Levilactobacillus yonginensis and includes:
- a CDS encoding family 43 glycosylhydrolase, which gives rise to MSRIQNPIIPGMAPDPSIIRVGADYYIATSTFHWTPAVQLFHSTDLANWQLIGYALNHGEVDLRGTNTPAGIWAPHLSYDSQTKKFWLAYSHMQNMAGREFNSDSFAVSADSITGPWSKPVYLTSIGFDPAVFHDDDGKHYAAILEWETRTGYQAPGHIVIAEVDLENGGIIGDWHRVTTGFTTRGCAEAPQLYKHNGYYYLLIAAGGTGYGHGVEIGRAKTIFGPYESNPTGEPIITSSPHHLFSLGDPDAGHFEMFNPNSLMQKAGHGSLVHTQTDEWYVAHLMSRPLPGQKKNPLGRETSLQKMEWTAGGWLEMADGSNLAKMSFEGLKNIPTTQSTTQFDIDDDFTGDTYDVRFMTPYRTQAPSWVNTTENPGHLRIHGHNSFFSQVNPSIMATRATSLDYTVQTKLTFHPDHYSETAGLGLYYDSNNWLYARLCQDDTEDHTVLRILQAKLGDRVDHLFDEVTVPDDTAEIRLDYHQGIAQISYRLTATTDWQPLGDSFDVTYLSDEGVNGAPGEIGGFTALFNFIGAVDAHQLQSFADFDYYTVKNH
- a CDS encoding MFS transporter produces the protein MNKTTISLKRLIPGLIIGPASWLGPYIVMNSLFLPALIQHFNATHKVELVALFSTCGMIVAALSNMIAGALSDKTKSRFGKRAPWLLGGAFVFMLAMIAASFSPNIPVLLTAWMIGQAALNFIVAPMVAWIDFAPKDGRGTASSAYGGLGMALGNNGFNVVGAMFLSQYRLGFIIFGIITFIGVAIAAFIVHEPSNLDEKLEEKAPKPKLTLKDAASIFPRWSIGRDYYLALIAKLFQGVGNFAITGYILYIMTDFLHRGSQTQSSIQLINLIMLIFGVFMGFVAGPVSDKFKILKLPVGFSTLFLALAALMLFFFRDTFGIITYALAAGIGMGMWNSLDNLLNLEVIPDQNRVAFFLGVYNLGNTITQAIAPVLAAAVISLFGYSGIFIVSFVFSLIGGILILGIKSVKR
- a CDS encoding sulfite exporter TauE/SafE family protein; its protein translation is MEWVTLVVIGFLVGLLVISTGGGGAAIYLGILTSVFGLAPAVAASTSLVTAFPSLIVGAYGHYRTGQIHFKVGNQMLITAIPATVVGALIAPYIPNRPYTWIVAIILTGLGVQILVKRFLSHSDRPAKHQTAQAATYGVISGILVGVAGLSGGGPIIAGLLVLGLDMLPAAATSSYVLVGTSLFGLIFHLSANNIDWSIGLSLMIGAVVGAFCAPRLLAHVNPTKLNDYAKPFIGVMLLFMGVRMVLPLF